The following is a genomic window from Streptomyces sp. NBC_01381.
CGGCGCGGGTGTGCGTCCGCCCACCGCCTCCTGGGGCGGCATGCTCCGGGACGCACTGGCGACGTACGAGCACGACCCGATGTTCATGGTCTTCCCCGGCCTGGCGATCTTTGTGACCGTGCTCGCCTTCAACCTCTTCGGTGACGGGCTGCGCGACGCCCTGGACCCCAAGGGAACTCGGTAAACAGCTCCAACTGGCTTGCCCCTGCCGCAGCGTCAGGTGGCTCTTCCCATGGTTCTCAAGGCAGTCAAACGCCAAAAGGACCACGAATCTCGGAGGATGCGAGAAATGCCCACAGGTTCCTCTAAACGACGGCTCACCGCTGGCGCGGCCCTCGTCGTAGCGGCGCTGGTGACCACCACGGCGTGCGGCGGCGGCAGCGACGACGAAGACAGCAAGGGTGCCGGCTACGACGCGGCCATCGGCAAGGTCGCCAACAAGTCGACGAAGGCGGGCGGCACGCTCAAGTTCGTCGCCAAGCAGGACCTCGACTCGGCCGACCCGCAGCGCGCGTACTACGGCATGACGTGGGACTTCATGCGGTACTACACCCGCACGCTGATCACGTACGACACCAAGCCGGGTGCCGCGTCCAACAAGCTCGTCCCCGACCTCGCCGAGTCCACGGCGAAGATCAGCGACGACGGCAAGACCTACACGTACAAGCTGCGTTCCGGGCTCACCTGGGAGGACGGCTCCAAGCTGACCTCCAAGGACATCAAGTACGGCATCGAGCGCATCTGGGCGACCAAGGTCATCACCGGTGGTCCCGCGTACCTGAAGACGACGCTTGACCCCAAGGGCGAGTACAAGGGCCCCTACGAGGACAAGTCGAAGGACAAGCTGGGTCTGAAGGCGATCGAGACGCCGGACGACAACACCATCATCTTCAAGCTGCCCAAGAAGAACGGCGACTTCGAGCAGATGCTCGCGATGCCGTCGGGCACCCCGGTGAAGCAGTCCGAGGACACCGGCGCCAAGTACACCCAGCGCCCGTTCTCCTCCGGCCCGTACAAGTTCCAGAACTACAGCGCCGGCAAGAGCATCACGCTGGTCCGCAACAAGAACTGGAAGAAGGACTCGGACCCGGTCCGTCCCGCGCTGCCGGACAAGATCACGGTCACCATCTCGGCGAACCTCGAAGAGAACGACAAGCGCCTGATGGAAGGCGACTACGACATCGACATGAATGGCACCGGCATGACCCAGTCGGGTCGCACCACCGCCATTCAGGATCACAAGGACAACGTCGACAACATGCAGACGGACTTCGTCCGTTACGTCGCCCTGGTGACCAAGACCAAGCCGTTCGACAACGAGAACTGCCGCAAGGCCGTCTTCTACGCCACGGACTTCGCGGGCCTGCAGAAGACCCGTGGCGGTGAGATCGCCGCCGGTGAGATCGCCACCAGCGTCTTCCCGAAGTCCATCAAGGGCAACGACGACTACGACCCGTACGGGATCCTGAAGCGCAAGGGCAAGCCGGACGCCACCGCGGCCAAGGCCGAGCTCAAGAAGTGCGGCAAGCCGAGCGGCTTCGACACCAAGATCTCGGCCCGCACCAACCAGCCGGGCGAGGTGGACGCCGCCACGGCGCTCCAGGAGCAGCTGAAGAAGGTCGGCATCAACGCCGAGGTCGACCAGATCGACGGCGCCGACTCCTCCAGCATCACCGGTTCTCCCTCGGTGGTGAAGAAGCGCGGCATCGGCATGACGATGGCGGGCTGGGGTCCGGACTTCCCGACCGGTCAGGGCTACGCGCAGCCGCTGTTCGACAGCCGCTTCATCGCTGAGAACGGCAACTACAACGAGTCGCAGATCGAGGAGCCGAAGGTCGACAAGTTCTTCGACG
Proteins encoded in this region:
- a CDS encoding ABC transporter substrate-binding protein; translation: MPTGSSKRRLTAGAALVVAALVTTTACGGGSDDEDSKGAGYDAAIGKVANKSTKAGGTLKFVAKQDLDSADPQRAYYGMTWDFMRYYTRTLITYDTKPGAASNKLVPDLAESTAKISDDGKTYTYKLRSGLTWEDGSKLTSKDIKYGIERIWATKVITGGPAYLKTTLDPKGEYKGPYEDKSKDKLGLKAIETPDDNTIIFKLPKKNGDFEQMLAMPSGTPVKQSEDTGAKYTQRPFSSGPYKFQNYSAGKSITLVRNKNWKKDSDPVRPALPDKITVTISANLEENDKRLMEGDYDIDMNGTGMTQSGRTTAIQDHKDNVDNMQTDFVRYVALVTKTKPFDNENCRKAVFYATDFAGLQKTRGGEIAAGEIATSVFPKSIKGNDDYDPYGILKRKGKPDATAAKAELKKCGKPSGFDTKISARTNQPGEVDAATALQEQLKKVGINAEVDQIDGADSSSITGSPSVVKKRGIGMTMAGWGPDFPTGQGYAQPLFDSRFIAENGNYNESQIEEPKVDKFFDDAIAEVDPEKAGQIYTDLAHEIVDKAYWMPFIYEKNISWRGSRATNVYSSAAYSGRYDYISLGVNEK